From a region of the Phaeodactylum tricornutum CCAP 1055/1 chromosome 4, whole genome shotgun sequence genome:
- a CDS encoding predicted protein — protein FDKPSPIQAQSWPILTQLNNGRKRDIVGIAETGSGKTLAFALPALSAMSEDTSTRKRRLPRMLVLAPTRELAMQSDEVLKEFGAVVSIKSLVVYGGVPKYEQKNELKKGVDCVVATPGRIKDLIQERACDLSAVDYLVLDEADRMLDMGFEEDVRFIISNCKSKEQGRQTAMFSATWPAAIQKIAMDYMVDPIRVYVGFESIVGSNGGGVDDSLSANKRVTQIVEVVEDRARDARLRDILRKVHMKRDNRVLVFGLYKKEAERLEYSLRKDGWDCCSIHGNKTQVARTAALAQFKDGSCPLLIATDVAARGLDIPNVEAVINFTFPLTIEDYVHRIGRTGRAGKTGVSYTFFQPGDKSHAGELQQVMKQAGQEIPEDLMKFGSTIKKKEHKLYGNFGPSGGMAMKKAVKITFNSDEE, from the coding sequence TTTGATAAACCGTCGCCAATTCAGGCTCAATCCTGGCCCATTCTGACGCAACTTAATAATGGTCGTAAGCGTGATATCGTTGGAATCGCTGAAACTGGGTCGGGAAAGACACTTGCATTCGCTCTACCTGCGTTGTCGGCGATGTCAGAAGATACGTCGACACGAAAACGACGATTGCCTCGCATGCTGGTTCTGGCACCCACACGAGAACTTGCCATGCAGTCGGATGAAGTTCTGAAAGAATTTGGCGCCGTCGTTAGCATCAAATCGTTGGTCGTTTATGGGGGCGTTCCCAAGTACGAACAGAAAAACGAACTCAAAAAGGGAGTCGATTGTGTCGTGGCCACCCCAGGCAGAATCAAGGATTTAATTCAGGAACGTGCTTGCGATTTAAGCGCCGTTGACTATTTGGTGCTTGACGAGGCTGATCGTATGCTTGATATGGGATTTGAAGAAGATGTTCGCTTTATTATCTCCAACTGCAAATCCAAGGAACAAGGTCGACAAACGGCAATGTTTTCGGCGACTTGGCCTGCTGCGATCCAAAAAATAGCCATGGATTACATGGTTGACCCAATCCGCGTGTATGTTGGCTTTGAATCAATAGTTGGTAGCAATGGTGGAGGAGTTGACGATTCGCTTTCCGCCAATAAACGTGTAACGCAGATTGTCGAAGTGGTTGAAGATAGAGCGCGGGATGCCCGCCTTCGTGACATATTGCGCAAGGTACATATGAAACGAGATAACCGTGTTTTGGTCTTCGGCCTATACAAGAAAGAGGCCGAGCGCTTGGAATACTCTTTAAGAAAAGACGGCTGGGATTGCTGCTCGATCCACGGCAACAAAACTCAGGTTGCTCGAACGGCAGCACTAGCACAGTTCAAGGACGGTAGCTGTCCGCTCTTAATCGCAACCGATGTCGCCGCTCGAGGTTTGGATATCCCGAATGTAGAGGCTGTCATCAACTTCACTTTTCCGTTAACGATTGAAGACTATGTTCATCGCATTGGACGAACGGGACGCGCAGGGAAAACGGGGGTCAGCTATACCTTTTTTCAGCCCGGCGACAAATCGCACGCTGGCGAGCTTCAGCAGGTAATGAAGCAAGCTGGTCAAGAAATTCCAGAAGATCTCATGAAGTTTGGCAGTACAATCAAGAAAAAAGAGCACAAGTTGTACGGGAATTTTGGACCATCTGGAGGTATGGCAATGAAAAAGGCGGTGAAGATAACATTCAACTCGGACGAAGAATAG
- a CDS encoding predicted protein — MVINTELCALSEYRIYPGNGKLMIRRDGKPIWLGSSKAFSLTVQRKKAAKLVWTQAWRRLHKKGLSETTTKKRSRRAGKVQRAVVGASLEDIKKKTAQKSELRTAARESALKELKDRKVANKAKTGSKVAKKATQSQTFQKVPKHMGGKGKRGGTQR; from the exons ATGGTGATCAACA CCGAGCTTTGTGCTCTTTCTGAGTACCGTATCTACCCCGGAAACGGAAAACTCATGATCCGTCGTGATGGAAAGCCTATCTGGCTCGGAAGCTCCAAGGCTTTCAGTTTGACAGTTCAACGCAAAAAGGCCGCTAAGCTCGTCTGGACTCAGGCTTGGCGACGCTTGCACAAGAAAGGCTTGTCGGAGACTACCACCAAGAAACGTAGTCGCCGTGCTGGAAAGGTACAACGAGCAGTCGTTGGTGCTTCTCTGGAAGACATTAAAAAAAAGACAGCACAGAAAAGCGAGCTTCGTACCGCCGCTCGTGAATCTGCTTTGAAGGAATTAAAAGACCGTAAGGTAGCCAACAAGGCGAAGACGGGTTCCAAGGTTGCTAAGAAGGCTACCCAAAGCCAGACATTTCAGAAGGTTCCCAAGCACATGGGTGGAAAGGGAAAGCGCGGTGGAACTCAGCGTTAA
- a CDS encoding predicted protein gives MNAQSRALLSFVLIQLMIIVPCFAFSVRYRSANANDVLVARKILFQEAMNPLSVTQNHLVVAFDQDRDGEDTLLGFGQIRPVDERFAELASLFVHPDWRGQGIGTALVFELLQRHDQCSNPDTDVCLLTLRSTSQFYKLHGFMTIEESEVKINLPPALRFEFAAGSLLSTFLGNELVCMIRQR, from the coding sequence ATGAACGCTCAAAGTCGGGCTTTACTCTCCTTCGTCCTGATTCAGTTGATGATTATTGTACCTTGCTTTGCCTTTTCCGTTCGATATCGTTCAGCCAACGCAAACGATGTGCTTGTGGCACGGAAGATTCTATTCCAGGAAGCAATGAACCCACTTTCCGTGACGCAAAATCACCTAGTTGTAGCTTTTGATCAAGACAGGGATGGTGAAGATACGCTACTAGGATTTGGTCAAATACGACCCGTGGACGAGCGCTTTGCGGAGCTTGCGTCGCTATTTGTACATCCAGACTGGCGTGGTCAGGGAATCGGGACTGCGTTGGTGTTCGAACTGCTCCAACGTCACGACCAATGTTCAAATCCGGACACCGACGTTTGTCTTTTGACACTCAGGTCTACATCCCAATTTTACAAATTGCATGGATTCATGACGATCGAAGAAAGTGAAGTCAAGATCAACTTGCCGCCCGCCCTTCGATTCGAGTTTGCTGCTGGGTCTCTCTTGTCAACATTTTTGGGAAATGAGCTGGTGTGTATGATTCGGCAAAGGTAG
- a CDS encoding predicted protein — protein MLLLRNLLPGLALLTLTSEAFCTRSKRDHRVLTTRTFAVIKPEEADFNFDVGQGGVRLASESAIKITGTVKHNPGSAEPTVTDLIRYTSLSQVEDKYVQEVLSKIGAKIVGTGRGKEDYREPGETTDKIVIQSPSDAVRDALMGVGSAMEADKIVINFLGGDDLQVLEVLDAVQMMVLDLDIATKARVQFHSVAHSSVPMSSATITVVSLPEGVSLDELSGIEKAVTSGEVYFRDGHWWTTEEENINAAIA, from the coding sequence ATGCTTCTTTTACGGAATTTGCTCCCAGGATTGGCACTTCTCACACTAACATCGGAGGCGTTTTGTACCCGATCGAAACGAGATCACAGGGTTTTGACAACGAGAACGTTCGCCGTCATCAAGCCGGAAGAGGCCGACTTCAACTTTGATGTTGGACAAGGAGGTGTACGTTTAGCGAGCGAATCCGCCATTAAGATCACCGGAACCGTCAAGCACAATCCCGGTTCGGCTGAACCTACTGTTACCGATTTAATTCGCTACACTTCACTGAGCCAAGTCGAAGACAAGTATGTCCAAGAAGTGTTGAGCAAGATTGGTGCCAAGATCGTCGGTACGGGTCGGGGGAAGGAAGACTACCGGGAACCAGGTGAGACGACTGACAAAATCGTGATCCAGTCACCATCCGATGCCGTTCGGGATGCCCTGATGGGAGTGGGCTCAGCGATGGAAGCTGATAAAATTGTTATAAACTTTTTGGGCGGCGACGATTTGCAAGTGTTAGAAGTCTTGGACGCCGTACAAATgatggttttggatttggatATTGCCACCAAAGCCAGGGTTCAGTTTCATTCAGTAGCTCATAGCTCTGTACCGATGTCGAGTGCAACAATTACGGTGGTGTCATTACCAGAAGGTGTGTCGTTGGATGAACTTTCTGGAATAGAAAAAGCTGTCACGTCCGGTGAAGTGTACTTTAGAGACGGCCATTGGTGGACTACGGAGGAAGAAAATATCAACGCAGCAATCGCGTAG
- a CDS encoding 2-isopropylmalate synthase ([FUNCTION] Catalyzes the condensation of the acetyl group of acetyl-CoA with 3-methyl-2-oxobutanoate (2-oxoisovalerate) to form 3-carboxy-3-hydroxy-4-methylpentanoate (2-isopropylmalate). [CATALYTIC ACTIVITY] Acetyl-CoA + 3-methyl-2-oxobutanoate + H(2)O = (2S)-2-isopropylmalate + CoA. [PATHWAY] Amino-acid biosynthesis; L-leucine biosynthesis; L-leucine from 3-methyl-2-oxobutanoate: step 1. [SUBUNIT] Homotetramer (By similarity). [SIMILARITY] Belongs to the alpha-IPM synthetase/homocitrate synthase family. LeuA type 1 subfamily.): protein MKFILTASIVVTVWLASSPKTISAFTPINLRNGALKASKVRSSQSPTIRRNGLAAMPEDANNELDTHIVLKQRQPRPAYIPGKIDDPDYVRIFDTTLRDGEQSPGATLTSAEKLEIAQMLAKLGVDVIEAGFPIASPDDFNAVKQIADIVGNDVFEDGYVPVICGLSRANQKDIQTAWDAVKGAKLPRVHTFIATSQIHMETKLNKTPDQVVEIAVEAVKFAKSLGCNDIEFSPEDAGRSDPVFLYRILSEVIVAGATTLNIPDTTGWNMPWEFGDLIKQLRENVKGAENVVFSTHCQNDLGLATANSLSGALNGARQLECTINGIGERAGNASLEEIVMSLALKGATKFSGGPGTGKLFTAVNPVYITPTSKMVSEYTGMACQPHKAIVGANAFQHESGIHQDGMIKNKSTYEIMTPESIGLMRGESQSGAGIVLGKHSGRNAVGTRLRELGYDLDTEKLNAVFVRFKQVAERKKGGLEDEDLEALVSDQAGLSNLLWEVTGLQVATGLSGIPTATVKMLGPDGLERYVACTGTGPVDAVYKAIDQIMGVSVRLEAYQLNSVTEGIEAMATTRVVIAPLEGGPNDSISIHSQTGVSRNRKFSGSGSDTDIITSSARAYVSALNKLLKWNARSREQAREEKTNGSGVGDAELAGNMEVAEVSQ, encoded by the coding sequence ATGAAGTTCATATTGACCGCTTCCATAGTAGTCACTGTTTGGCTAGCTTCCTCTCCGAAAACTATATCAGCGTTTACGCCCATCAATCTCCGAAACGGTGCTCTCAAAGCAAGCAAAGTCCGTTCCTCACAAAGCCCAACTATTCGTCGCAATGGCCTCGCTGCAATGCCCGAAGACGCCAACAATGAGCTCGACACACACATTGTCTTAAAGCAACGACAACCTCGTCCTGCATACATCCCTGGGAAAATTGATGATCCTGATTATGTTAGGATTTTCGACACCACTCTGCGGGACGGGGAACAAAGTCCGGGAGCAACCTTGACTTCGGCGGAGAAGCTTGAGATTGCTCAAATGCTCGCAAAACTTGGCGTTGACGTTATCGAAGCTGGTTTTCCCATTGCCTCGCCAGACGACTTCAACGCCGTCAAACAAATTGCGGACATTGTCGGTAACGATGTTTTCGAGGATGGGTACGTTCCTGTGATCTGTGGATTGTCCCGTGCTAACCAGAAGGATATTCAGACTGCCTGGGACGCTGTCAAAGGCGCAAAATTGCCCCGAGTCCATACGTTCATTGCAACCTCCCAAATTCACATGGAAACCAAGCTCAACAAGACGCCCGATCAAGTTGTGGAAATTGCCGTGGAAGCTGTCAAATTTGCGAAAAGTTTGGGCTGCAATGACATTGAATTTTCTCCCGAAGATGCTGGTCGATCTGACCCAGTCTTTCTGTACCGCATCTTGTCCGAAGTTATCGTTGCGGGCGCGACAACGCTCAACATTCCCGATACTACAGGCTGGAACATGCCGTGGGAATTTGGCGATTTAATCAAGCAATTGCGCGAAAACGTCAAGGGCGCCGAAAATGTTGTTTTTAGTACGCACTGTCAGAACGATTTGGGTCTTGCCACAGCGAACTCTTTATCAGGTGCTTTGAACGGTGCTCGCCAGCTAGAATGTACGATCAATGGAATCGGAGAACGTGCTGGAAACGcatctttggaagaaattgtgATGTCTTTGGCCCTCAAGGGTGCGACCAAATTCTCCGGGGGACCGGGTACGGGGAAACTTTTCACAGCCGTAAACCCAGTCTATATCACACCTACGTCCAAGATGGTTTCCGAATATACAGGAATGGCATGTCAACCTCACAAGGCTATCGTCGGGGCAAACGCATTTCAACATGAGTCAGGAATTCATCAAGATGGTATGATCAAAAACAAGAGTACCTACGAAATCATGACACCGGAGAGTATTGGATTGATGCGTGGTGAATCGCAGTCAGGTGCTGGTATCGTGCTTGGCAAGCACTCGGGTCGCAACGCTGTCGGAACACGCCTTCGTGAATTGGGCTACGACTTGGATACGGAAAAGCTTAATGCGGTCTTTGTGCGTTTCAAGCAAGTTGCCGAACGCAAAAAGGGCGGcttggaagacgaagatcTGGAAGCGTTGGTATCGGACCAGGCGGGTCTTTCCAACCTTCTTTGGGAAGTGACAGGCTTACAAGTAGCAACAGGCTTGTCAGGAATTCCAACGGCCACCGTCAAAATGCTTGGCCCCGATGGTTTGGAAAGATATGTTGCTTGTACTGGTACTGGACCAGTGGATGCCGTTTACAAGGCTATCGACCAAATTATGGGTGTTTCGGTTCGCTTAGAAGCCTATCAGCTGAACTCCGTTACAGAAGGCATTGAAGCTATGGCCACAACACGAGTGGTCATTGCCCCATTGGAAGGAGGTCCGAATGATTCCATTTCAATTCATTCGCAAACAGGTGTCAGTCGAAATCGCAAGTTCTCTGGATCGGGATCGGACACAGACATTATAACTTCCTCAGCTCGTGCGTACGTTTCGGCCTTGAATAAGCTCCTGAAATGGAATGCCCGCAGTCGAGAACAGGCACGTGAAGAAAAGACGAATGGGAGCGGAGTCGGGGATGCCGAACTAGCAGGAAACATGGAAGTCGCCGAAGTATCTCAATAA
- a CDS encoding predicted protein, giving the protein MYQTFQVSRGMNDENDLAFRLCIEERMPSSRRLQVALDEIVGLSRSDALKCFKTSCRAPLSLSEIGGEWDGILLDNNGIIMPSSLVPNVTSVGLRYSDYQNFLSPWYSMRDEVRLLELPSPVEFEIMIGFGCMKWSGGFLNGAPFCLYREKEIVPQLPK; this is encoded by the exons ATGTACCAAACCTTTCAAGTATCACGAGGAATGAACGATGAAAACGACTTGGCTTTCCGGCTATGCATCGAAGAAAGAATGCCCTCATCTCGCAGATTGCAAGTCGCTTTGGATGAAATAGTGGGTCTAAGCCGTTCGGATGCTCTAAAGTGCTTCAAAACATCGTGCCGGGCGCCGCTTAGCCTCTCTGAAATTGGGGGAGAATGGGACGGCATCCTTctcgacaacaacggcaTCATAATG CCATCATCCCTGGTTCCAAATGTCACATCGGTTGGCTTACGTTACAGTGACTACCAGAATTTTTTGTCTCCGTGGTATTCGATGCGAGACGAAGTTAGACTCCTTGAGCTCCCATCGCCTGTTGAATTCGAAATTATGATCGGCTTTGGATGCATGAAGTGGTCAGGCGGCTTTCTGAACGGAGCCCCTTTCTGTTTGTACCGAGAGAAGGAAATAGTGCCCCAGCTGCCAAAATAA
- a CDS encoding predicted protein, translating into MSAVSSTRERRATAGKRMSALVGQALDDDAAFWNHDTWADEHDASGNESFRESDEDSTARVDAFDSDFDDSESDHEQQEQAAGAEEERELQKTERGNKKRKLFGAGQYADIAKAGRDRMPKKKKVGNRVVGDGVNAGIVLNVPNALPRGPAQYFVAGVSKPIPPTTISSLQAKQSAVLGIRPRRAGRPSSRFRTSRGDSAPSMTINGKPDGSKKRQPKHNFTQEELLLEAALETEPENHRWLLSRQRIQDQQDRDAGPNDRSHRRGGRVIESYVSRRGAPNTITFPEMDYVPEILTQSSSAMLERLRIPTFCVVTGERAKYKDPLTGLEYSNAAAFKELRRRHASGELKPQSSKPKTKKTLSKAISTKANVGKVAKPIPCGDGVSTGASNASSEHGQNGEGSVPAKPADSRNTLTERASKLKRAATVTLYGTSPISSELDTAEREQPEEPHLSTTPPTDKSLPFSDDSKTPSLPASIAPRTNIKLLTKGGDADASTEIREPLKSPKIVSFHVLSASKSSAFASQNHTISTAINSPTRSATSPPSAPHTTSSARGSPDISGHRRASPRRRKPSSKLLETEYTPLAIPNSSSGEEVDKSSIPFETNAL; encoded by the coding sequence ATGTCGGCGGTTTCGTCTACTCGCGAGCGCCGCGCGACTGCTGGCAAGCGCATGAGCGCACTCGTGGGCCAGGCCTTGGACGATGACGCTGCGTTTTGGAATCACGACACCTGGGCCGACGAGCACGACGCATCTGGCAACGAGAGTTTCCGAGAATCGGACGAAGATTCGACGGCTCGCGTCGATGCTTTTGATTCCGATTTCGACGATAGCGAAAGTGATCACGAGCAGCAGGAACAGGCGGCGggtgcggaagaagaacgggAATTGCAAAAAACGGAGCGCGGCAACAAAAAACGAAAACTGTTTGGTGCGGGGCAGTACGCGGATATCGCCAAGGCGGGTCGCGACCGTATgcccaaaaagaagaaagtcgGCAATCGCGTAGTGGGAGACGGTGTCAATGCTGGTATTGTTCTCAATGTACCGAACGCTCTCCCTCGCGGTCCAGCACAGTATTTCGTTGCTGGGGTTTCGAAACCAATACCCCCGACCACTATTAGTTCCCTCCAAGCGAAACAGTCCGCGGTCTTGGGCATTCGACCGAGGCGGGCTGGGCGGCCGTCTTCTCGTTTCCGAACTTCCCGGGGAGATTCAGCACCATCCATGACGATCAATGGTAAACCAGATGGGTCGAAAAAGCGGCAACCTAAACATAACTTTACGCAGGAAGAATTGCTTCTAGAAGCGGCGCTCGAAACGGAACCGGAAAACCACCGTTGGCTACTTTCACGCCAGCGAATCCAAGATCAGCAAGACCGTGATGCCGGTCCGAACGACCGAAGCCACAGACGAGGAGGACGGGTAATTGAGAGTTATGTCTCACGAAGAGGCGCCCCCAATACAATCACATTCCCCGAAATGGATTATGTACCAGAAATTTTGACGCAATCCTCTAGCGCGATGCTCGAACGGCTCCGGATACCGACCTTTTGTGTCGTTACGGGAGAGCGGGCCAAATATAAAGATCCACTGACTGGTTTAGAATATTCCAACGCTGCTGCATTTAAAGAGCTGCGACGGCGGCATGCTTCTGGTGAGCTGAAGCCACAGTCGTCCAAGCccaaaacaaagaaaacgtTGTCAAAAGCCATTTCCACGAAAGCAAATGTTGGTAAAGTTGCCAAACCGATCCCTTGTGGCGATGGAGTATCCACGGGAGCGAGCAACGCAAGCTCGGAGCATGGGCAAAATGGAGAGGGGTCTGTCCCTGCGAAACCAGCCGACTCAAGGAATACTTTAACAGAAAGAGCGAGCAAATTGAAGCGGGCAGCAACTGTGACATTGTACGGGACCTCTCCAATTTCGTCAGAATTGGACACAGCGGAAAGAGAGCAACCGGAAGAACCACATTTATCAACTACGCCACCGACAGACAAGTCACTTCCATTTTCCGACGATTCGAAAACACCGTCACTACCAGCTTCCATCGCGCCGAGAACAAATATTAAACTACTGACCAAAGGTGGCGATGCTGATGCTTCCACCGAAATACGAGAACCTTTGAAAAGTCCAAAAATAGTATCGTTCCATGTCCTTTCcgcttccaaatcgtccgCCTTCGCGTCACAGAATCATACAATCTCTACGGCAATCAACTCACCAACGAGATCGGCCACTTCACCGCCTTCGGCTCCTCACACAACATCTTCCGCTCGCGGTTCTCCCGATATTTCAGGTCACCGTAGGGCTTCGCCCCGTCGACGTAAACCCAGcagcaagcttttggaaactGAATATACGCCTTTGGCCATTCCGAACTCATCCTCAGGGGAAGAAGTCGACAAGTCGTCGATACCTTTCGAAACGAACGCTTTGTAG
- a CDS encoding predicted protein (unknown function; similarity to protein from Agrobacterium; unknownn protein): protein MTIENEYESDSEFSEDASENEEDVKMRALLAEWDDKDMSKDDLYVDSDEDEEEDDSAIAKRKALLKNTQATDDSDSDQCEAEAFVDESSDLADARAAEDSEVEEEVVEEIEEVEEDEEEDEEDEEDEEEEEEEEEEEVANDFGGKDGDGSECEEEGQESVVDDTKSVDTISIGDDNENAIVDQLKKKPKKKREKKPRKKLTESAEEDTEEDAAMKELLKTWDADMGVKDEDDGDDDSDDDSEASEREVFLEENVIDHIVLAASDLEDAISQFERKTGMKPVIAGTIKGLGIKCARVSFTDATYIEIIAPDPKGPGPIGELIKNKKIDDLTPFHFAIRTSRAEALKEEVTKWGYTPDHITMFGAKPDGTPRKWEMLYLYGHKIGGICPFFINWANSDHPCATLPVVGKLKKVYVRAPENDPMHQLLAHVGVKGLEIEVGKPKFSCKFASPEGSVKFSSDKCVGFKFPGFEADVGSIPGDNGEQDAEVVFEDPKLPELLPVEDIEYDDIPEAAY from the coding sequence ATGACGATTGAAAACGAATACGAATCGGACTCGGAGTTCAGTGAAGATGCCTCTGAAAACGAGGAAGACGTTAAGATGCGTGCTCTACTTGCAGAATGGGATGACAAGGACATGTCCAAGGATGACCTCTACGTAGACTCCGAtgaggatgaagaagaagatgactCAGCAATTGCCAAGAGAAAAGCGCTTCTAAAGAATACTCAGGCTACCGATGATTCCGATTCAGACCAGTGCGAAGCGGAGGCTTTCGTTGACGAAAGTTCCGATTTGGCAGATGCACGAGCGGCTGAAGACTCCGAagttgaagaagaagtagttgaagaaatcgaagaagttgaagaagatgaggaggaagacgaggaagacgaggaagacgaggaagaggaggaagaggaggaggaagaagaagtagCAAACGATTTCGGGGGAAAAGACGGAGATGGGTCTGAATGCGAAGAGGAAGGCCAGGAATCTGTCGTTGATGACACAAAAAGCGTAGATACAATTTCTATCGGCGATGACAACGAGAATGCCATTGTTGATCAGctcaagaagaagccgaagaaaAAACGCGAGAAGAAACCTCGGAAGAAGCTCACTGAGTCAGCTGAAGAAGATACAGAGGAAGACGCAGCTATGAAAGAGCTTTTGAAAACTTGGGACGCAGATATGGGTGTTAAGGATGAGGAtgacggtgacgacgacagcgacgacgatagTGAAGCTAGTGAGCGTGAagtcttcttggaagaaaatGTCATTGACCACATTGTACTTGCTGCatccgatttggaagacgcCATTAGCCAATTTGAAAGAAAGACCGGAATGAAGCCTGTGATTGCTGGAACCATCAAGGGTCTGGGCATCAAGTGTGCCCGTGTTTCCTTTACCGACGCTACTTATATTGAAATTATCGCCCCGGACCCGAAAGGACCTGGGCCCATCGGCGAGCTTATCAAGAATAAGAAAATTGATGATCTCACGCCTTTCCACTTTGCTATCCGAACGAGCCGTGCAGAAGCTCTAAAAGAAGAAGTGACTAAATGGGGCTACACACCGGATCACATTACAATGTTTGGGGCAAAACCTGACGGTACACCACGGAAATGGGAGATGCTCTACCTATATGGTCACAAGATTGGTGGCATTTGTCCATTTTTTATCAACTGGGCGAACTCAGATCATCCATGTGCGACTCTTCCAGTTGTGGGAAAGCTAAAAAAGGTCTACGTTCGGGCACCTGAGAATGATCCAATGCACCAGCTTCTAGCACATGTTGGCGTCAAGGGACTTGAAATTGAAGTTGGCAAACCCAAGTTTTCTTGCAAGTTTGCGAGTCCAGAAGGAAGCGTCAAGTTCTCTTCCGACAAATGCGTTGGGTTCAAATTCCCAGGGTTTGAAGCAGACGTTGGTTCTATCCCTGGAGATAACGGTGAACAAGATGCTGAAGTTGTCTTCGAAGATCCCAAGCTTCCCGAGCTGCTTCCAGTGGAGGATATAGAATACgatgatatcccagaggcAGCGTATTGA
- a CDS encoding predicted protein: MRLLTALAHSILIAAAPVVWGFSTLSISGRQNSPTTTICRLAVAVPLHEGAPFTNEESKKRHKPLLNEDLWVRTLDYEGFGREVSALGKELALQSGDDDVAHLEKIVSWRNVAAIVGIVSMGMTPNPITIIALSTWTFASWTMLAHHTCHGGYNRIDAGEFHSRGFALGSVGQRVRDWCDWMLPEAWNIEHNRLHHYRLNEKNDPDLVQRNLAFLRQAQLPMLAKYVVLAALFPVWKWYYYAPNTFKELEINRLNREGKSLPLLFEPEAAITIGSLLCPQTASEHALRDIMKPMDFFVRVLSPFLASRFIILPAPLLLIPTVGPTLYAHAIVNLILAELVTNVHSFVTIVTNHAGKDLYTFDDAVKPKTPSFYVRQVVGSANFVTGNDLNDFFHGWLNYQIEHHVWPDLSMRQYQIGAPRLKDICLKYGVPYVQETIWERLRKTTDIMVGKATMRSFPTEYEAAKDKSGKDGLTWKSSNGAIEED; the protein is encoded by the exons ATGCGTCTTCTTACAGCCCTTGCGCATTCGATACTGATAGCAGCTGCGCCAGTCGTCTGGGGCTTCTCGACCTTGTCAATTTCCGGACGACAGAACTCACCAACCACGACAATTTGTCGGCTAGCCGTTGCCGTCCCACTTCACGAAGGCGCGCCGTTCACGAAcgaagaatccaaaaagaGGCACAAACCTTTACTCAATGAGGACCTATGGGTGCGTACTCTAGACTATGAAGGGTTTGGTCGAGAAGTGTCGGCTCTCGGTAAAGAACTAGCCTTACAGTCtggcgacgatgatgtgGCACACCTCGAAAAGATTGTGTCCTGGCGCAACGTGGCAGCCATAGTCGGTATTGTTTCAATGGGGATGACACCCAACCCCATCACTATAATCGCACTCTCCACCTGGACGTTCGCTAGTTGGACCATGTTGGCGCATCACACATGCCACGGTGGGTACAATCGCATCGACGCCGGAGAGTTCCATAGCCGAGGGTTCGCTTTGGGTTCTGTTGGCCAGCGTGTCCGGGACTGGTGCGACTGGATGCTTCCCGAGGCTTGGAATATTGAGCACAACCGCTTGCATCACTACCGATTAAATGAGAAAAACGATCCCGATTTGGTGCAACGAAATTTGGCCTTTCTGCGTCAGGCTCAACTACCGATGCTTGCAAAATACGTGGTCCTTGCTGCTCTTTTCCCGGTGTGGAAGTGGTATTACTACGCACCAAACACATTCAAAGAGCTTGAGATCAACCGCCTCAACAGAGAAGGGAAAAGTCTGCCACTGTTATTTGAGCCGGAAGCGGCGATTACCATCGGGTCTCTGCTATGTCCACAGACGGCTTCCGAGCATGCTCTTAGGGACATTATGAAACCCATGGATTTTTTCGTCAGAGTTCTCTCCCCGTTTCTCGCTTCTCGCTTTATCATCCTACCGGCTCCTCTGCTCCTTATTCCTACCGTCGGACCTACTTTGTATGCTCACGCCATCGTCAACTTGATATTGGCCGAGCTTGTAACCAACGTACACTCCTTTGTTACGATTGTTACAAACCACGCTGGCAAAGATTTGTACACTTTTGATGACGCCGTCAAGCCCAAAACGCCCTCTTTTTACGTGCGCCAAGTTGTCGGCTCAGCCAATTTTGTAACTGGTAATGACCTTAACGACTTTTTCCATGGATGGCTCAACTATCA AATCGAACACCATGTTTGG CCCGATCTTTCCATGCGACAGTACCAAATTGGTGCGCCCCGGCTAAAAGATATTTGTTTGAAGTACGGTGTACCATACGTGCAAGAGACTATTTGGGAACGGCTAAGAAAGACTACTGATATTATGGTAGGCAAGGCGACCATGCGTTCTTTTCCGACGGAATACGAAGCTGCTAAGGACAAATCGGGGAAAGACGGTTTAACTTGGAAGTCCAGCAACGGAGCAATCGAGGAAGATTAA